The following coding sequences are from one Thermostaphylospora chromogena window:
- a CDS encoding alpha/beta fold hydrolase has protein sequence MSTALPGSRLGRVVRGTGPGLLLAHGAGGGIDANYGPILDTLAAQHTVVGPDYPGTGRTPRAEAPLTLDGLADELVATAVEEGVETFAIAGYSLGVPVAIRAATRHPDRVTALVLTAGFAHPNPRFLLTVRIWRDLLRANDPENLARFLALICLSTPALDATGQDDLDTTVKDIAATIPPGTPDHLDLLVNHADVRSDLAAITVPTLVISTTLDQLVTPYHHRQLADAVPGARYAEIPTGHLPFIERPEQWGALIRDFLRDSRA, from the coding sequence ATGTCCACTGCGCTGCCCGGTTCCCGCCTCGGCCGTGTGGTGCGCGGCACCGGCCCGGGCCTGCTGCTCGCCCATGGCGCCGGCGGCGGCATCGATGCCAACTACGGCCCCATCCTGGACACCCTGGCCGCGCAGCACACCGTCGTCGGGCCCGACTACCCCGGCACCGGCCGCACCCCGCGTGCGGAGGCTCCGCTTACCCTGGACGGCCTGGCCGATGAGCTGGTCGCCACCGCCGTGGAGGAGGGCGTGGAGACCTTCGCCATCGCCGGGTACTCGCTCGGCGTTCCGGTCGCCATCCGCGCCGCCACCCGGCATCCCGATCGCGTCACCGCGCTGGTCCTCACCGCGGGCTTCGCCCACCCCAACCCGCGGTTCCTGCTGACGGTCCGGATATGGCGCGACCTGCTGCGTGCGAACGACCCGGAGAACCTGGCCCGCTTCCTGGCCCTGATCTGCCTCAGCACCCCCGCCCTGGACGCCACCGGCCAGGACGACCTCGACACGACCGTCAAGGACATCGCGGCCACGATCCCGCCGGGCACGCCGGATCACCTCGACCTGCTCGTCAACCACGCCGACGTACGGTCCGACCTCGCCGCGATCACCGTGCCGACCCTCGTCATCTCCACCACGCTCGACCAGCTCGTCACCCCGTACCACCACCGGCAGCTCGCCGACGCCGTCCCCGGGGCGCGCTACGCCGAGATCCCGACCGGGCATCTGCCGTTCATCGAGCGGCCCGAGCAGTGGGGGGCCCTCATCCGCGACTTCCTCCGCGACAGCCGCGCCTGA
- a CDS encoding MerR family transcriptional regulator has protein sequence MRIGEMARRTGVSERLLRYYEEQGLLTPTRLPSGYRVYRDADVDTVRRIRTLLAAGLSTTTIARMLPCIRDEGPNLVPVCSGLVAELRRERERITRTIEDLQASQSLLDAVIAAAPADAAPAVRQPMAQG, from the coding sequence ATGCGCATCGGGGAGATGGCCCGCCGGACCGGAGTCAGCGAACGACTGCTGCGCTACTACGAGGAGCAGGGTCTGCTGACGCCGACACGGCTGCCCAGCGGCTACCGCGTCTACCGCGACGCGGACGTGGACACCGTCCGGCGCATCCGCACTCTGCTCGCAGCCGGGCTGTCGACCACCACCATCGCCCGGATGCTGCCCTGCATCCGCGACGAGGGCCCGAACCTGGTGCCGGTGTGCTCCGGCCTGGTGGCGGAGCTGCGCCGCGAGCGCGAGCGCATCACCCGCACGATCGAAGATCTGCAGGCGTCGCAGAGCCTGCTCGACGCGGTCATCGCCGCCGCCCCAGCTGATGCCGCCCCGGCGGTCCGGCAGCCGATGGCACAGGGCTGA
- a CDS encoding class I SAM-dependent methyltransferase, giving the protein MRKAQPSQTAAMVAAARAAHLVVDREPFIFRDTMAASLLGEQGEEIIAYHRAYGDYIVLSGTRAQVTTRAHYVERRLAEPAGGGVDQYVILGAGLDTFALRAPAGRPVRVFEVDHPATQRWKRELMVSAGLTTPPSLSFVPVDFETDDLMDALVAAGFDPRRPALVSWLGVTMYLTTEAIAATLAVVGRFAPGSELVVEYALPPALRDEQADACAEVALPAAAERGEPWLSFFAPDDLSALLKQHRLETAEHVRQIDCVAPLLWRRQDTLRPVDLCRLARAVVTA; this is encoded by the coding sequence ATGCGGAAAGCGCAGCCCAGCCAGACCGCCGCCATGGTCGCCGCCGCCCGCGCCGCGCACCTGGTGGTGGACCGCGAGCCGTTCATCTTCCGCGACACCATGGCCGCCTCCCTGCTGGGCGAGCAGGGTGAGGAGATCATCGCCTACCACCGCGCGTACGGCGACTACATCGTGCTGTCCGGAACGCGCGCTCAGGTGACCACCCGTGCCCATTACGTGGAGCGGCGCCTGGCCGAACCGGCCGGTGGCGGCGTGGATCAGTACGTGATACTGGGGGCCGGGCTCGACACCTTCGCCCTCCGCGCACCGGCCGGCCGCCCGGTGCGGGTGTTCGAGGTGGACCATCCCGCGACGCAGCGGTGGAAGCGGGAGCTGATGGTCTCGGCAGGGCTCACGACACCCCCCTCGCTGAGCTTCGTTCCGGTGGACTTCGAGACGGACGACCTGATGGACGCGCTCGTCGCGGCGGGTTTCGATCCCCGCAGGCCCGCTCTGGTGAGCTGGCTGGGCGTGACCATGTACCTCACCACGGAGGCGATCGCCGCCACGCTCGCCGTCGTCGGCAGGTTCGCTCCCGGAAGCGAGCTGGTCGTGGAGTACGCCCTGCCGCCCGCCCTGCGCGACGAGCAGGCCGACGCCTGTGCCGAGGTCGCCTTGCCCGCGGCGGCCGAACGCGGAGAGCCGTGGCTGTCCTTCTTCGCCCCCGACGACCTGTCCGCCCTGCTCAAGCAGCACCGGCTGGAAACGGCCGAACACGTCCGCCAGATCGACTGCGTCGCCCCCCTGCTGTGGCGGCGCCAGGACACGCTGCGCCCCGTCGACCTGTGCCGCCTGGCCCGGGCCGTGGTCACGGCCTGA